ccagcagcctgACAGGGCAGAGAGCAGTCCTCTGTCACGGGACAGACAGAGCTACAcgtggcacagagctgagctctgccatgctgcagctgcagctgtgctgtgcctgcttGGGGGCACACGCCTGCTCTCATCCCATCCCTTACAGCTCCACATGGCCATGGCAGGATGCCCATCACCCCTCCTGGCCCCCAGACCAGCTCTATTTCTGGCCCAGCAAGATGTCAGGCCAGCGGCCAGAGCAGATACTCAATAAGGAAGCAAGCAGGGAGCCTGCCTGAGTTATAAATGGAGAGCAAGAGCTCACATACTGGGTGTGCAGCATTCTATTCTGGGCCAAGAGGCCCCCCAGGGGCCAGGGCAGCAGTTCTGCCAGGACTTCTTGACGTGGTGGCAGGCAAAGggctgcatctgctgctgctcccaacctCACCTGCCCAAAGCAGCGGCTGTCAGGCTCCTCTGGCCAGCCGCCCGcggggtgctggggctgccagtCGCTGTCCTCTGTGGAGCTGACCCGCATCAGCTCCACGTCCGGCGCCAGGACCTGCTCTTGCTCCTGGCCCTGCGCCCCAGCAGCCACGGTGTGTGCTGGACCCAGCCGTCGGGTGACCCCCTCCTGCCAGGAGCCCTCTGTCAGGTCCTGTAGGCAGGAGATAAAGGAGCCTTCTGCATTCCAGTCCCTCAGCCTGGGCACCGGAGAGGGacagggagagagagacagagagagagaggcagtCAGCATTGTTGGAGTGCTGCACCCAGAACACCAGCCGacagctgggcacagctgcacCCCACCAGGCACAGAGCTCCTGGTGCTGCCAGTGCCTGGCACAAGCAGCGTACAAGGCAGATGCACAAAGGGCACAGGCCTTCTCCATGCCACACTCTATGCTCATCCAACACCCCAGCCTGCAGGCTTTCAGGCCATGCCTCGGAGCATCACTGGGCTCTCATGGgaccagtgctgctgggaagatGGCAGAACACAGCCCTGAGATGGTGCTGGGAGGCACAACCCGCATGCAGGGcctggctgtctgcagggatttCCCCTGGGTGCTTTTCAAGGAGCCCCCAGAGAGTCTCCAGAGGGTTTACAGGCACTCTGCCCAAGTCACTGCTCTGTGTGGGGTGCTGGGCTCCATAGCTGGAGGTTAGCAGGGAAGCAAGCGAGGCTGGGAGGTTATTGCAGCTGGCCCAGCACAAGGCAGTAGCTGGCGAAGCTCCCCTTccactgcccccctgtcaccTGGGACCACCATACCTGTCTGCACTCCTCTCCACTGTGTGGCTCACGGTTGGCGATGGCACGATCGTGGCTTGTACCTTCTGttgaactgaaacaaaagagaCTTCACTCTCTGGGTTCTGCTCTCCAGTCCCTAGCTGGTGGTCGCTGGCTGGCATCTTCCCCTCTGGCCTCTGCCCCTCCTCCTGCTCTAGCAGTTCAATCAGCCCGTTCATGGCGTCTGAGTCCACTGTGTCATCCTCAACTAAGTCCATAGAGCCCATGTGGTCTGGGACATGTGCATCTGTCAGAAGGTGCCCTGGGAAACGACCTTCGCTTGTAGCATCCGAGTCCTCAGCCTTGCTGCACTCCAGAGAGGAGTCCTCAGCCGTCACCAGTGAAGGGGTGAGCCCTGAGGACCACACCTGCATGTCAGACATCTCCATCAGGGCGTCCTGCTCAGTGGCGGCCATGGGGATGGCGTCCATGATGGCCACCTCGTTCCAGTACTGGTCAGCACGCAGAGGGGATGGCAGCATATAATGCAGGGAGGCAGGGGAGAGCAGCTCGTCCTGCAGCGAAGCGTAACCTACATGGGCAGACAGAGGCGACGTCTCCAGCAGccatctcacacacacacaagcacagCGGGGTGAGAAGGGAAGCAGCCTCTGGGAGGTGCGCACCCACAGTGGCTGCTGCCTTCGCGCAGTCCCTCCTGTCCTTGCAAGTGCCCCTGTGCCTCATGCTGAGTGTTGGGGCTGGGCAGCCCCTGTGGCTGTCCATTCCCCTGGTGAGGACAGGCCTGGGGCCtggtgatgccccatccccactgcaggACATGGTGCCCTCTCCAGCACTCTGCTCTGTCAGCCCCCagtccctgcccacagcacccAACCAGCATCTGAGGGTCAGCCTGGAGCTCAGGTAGCCAGGTGCTGCAGGCACCAAACTCCCAAAGCTGACCCATGAGCCAGGAAGAATGACCCTGGCAAATGTCTTGCAGCCCTGAGGCCCTGCAGGATGCAGCCAGGGCCCTATAATCCCACTGATGCCCCCAGGTCTATAAGCGATCATTGTGTCCTCAACACTGAGGGGCTCATGCACAGCCCAGGCACACTAACAGAGACTACAGCCAAGCCAAGCAGCCTCAGGCACGCAGGCAGCTTTGGTCCTTCTTTACTGAGCTACAAGCCCCTTGTTCAGCCCTAgggaatgaaagagaaatcctgctccccagcagccagggatcagcagcagcagctggagcacagtGTTCAGCCAGGAGCCTCCAGCCTCCCCAGTGCAGAGGGAAAGCAGTGCAGGGCCAGTAAGGGAAGAGCATGACACAGCCAAGAGAGGGGCAGTCCTGGGTGACATGCAGCTGCTGGAACAGGAAACTGCTCCCAGAGGGCTCAGCTGAGGTGGAAACAGTGTAGACaggcagaggaggaagatgagagaGAGGCCAGGATGAACTCAGAGCTGACAAGAAGTGGCCTCCAGGAGTGCCCACATCTGGTGGCAGTAGGTGGCACATTTGAGAGAACACAGCAAGGACAGATACAAAAGGCGAAAGCGATGAGCCAGAGCGGCATGGGTGGTGCCTGGGTGCGGGACAGcaacagccccatccctgctcaTGACACCAGCTCTCCTCTGGGATGCATGATAGTGGTCCTGCACCCAGGCACAGCCATGGCTGGGCAGGTGGTGCTGGGAGCAACAAGCCAGGGGCATCCCGTACTGGTACCTCAGGAGTAGGAAGCCCCATGTGCCTGATCTCCATGGAGAACAGGACCAAGGTTCCCATAGCACAAGTCCCCATGGAGGgactgcagctgcctgcagcacctggcTCCAACCAAGCTCCTAGAGGCAGCGCACCTGACTCGGGACAGTCAGCCCCACTGTGTCTGCAGAGACTCTGCTCCTAGCCCCTCCGGTATCTCCTGCACAGGACCTGGGGCTCACCATTCATCTGGGAGGGCGAGAGTGAATAGTCCCTGTCCATGTAACGCCAGCTGCCCTTCATGCTGCGGCTCTGCCGGCCGGAGCCCTCCAACGTGCTGATGATCTCGCTGCGGTCAATGTTCCTCAGCGCTGTGTACAGGTTCTCAACTGCAGGGGAAGCCGGtgtcagcagcaggcagggcaggctggTGATTGTGGCCATGCCCCAGCTGCCCTTCAGGCAGGTGTGCAGGAGCTGGTGGCCTAAACTCAGCCAGGGAACCATGAGCACACACATACAGGCTGCATGCCCAGCCCAGACACCATCACCCTTGTAGCAGGAACTGTAGATACTCACTTTTGACACCCTTGCCCTCGCGGCTGACCCAGAGGTTAAGCAAGGCTAtgctctgctccagcaaggAGTTAGGGTTCTCCACACGAATCCTGTTGATGTCATCCACCCCAAACTGCAGCTCACGTGCCAGCTCTGGGAGAGACACGGCATCTCAGCATCACATCCATAGGCAGCTCCCCAGACAGCATAAAGCACATTCACGCAACCCTGCAGCATCTTTCTAGTCTTCCTAAGCACTGAGCTTCAAGGTGCACTGAGCATCCATCAGGTGTGGACTCACCTGCCCAGCTGAGGCCAAGCTGCTCTGCAATGTCGATCATCTTCTGGTCTGCCCTGTCGGTGCTGCTCAGAGAGCCTGGAAGAGAAGAGGGGGTCACAACTCCAGCTGTGGGTTGGGGTGAGGTGCAGAATGCAGGGGCTCATCATAGCCCTGCAGGCAGGACCAAAGAAACTCTCTGGGAACAGGAGCATGCCATGCACATAAGTGCAGCAGGGTCAGCCCAGCCCTTCCTCCTGGCCTGGGCACCCCTACCCTAAGCAAAGGAGGTGGGAGGCTTGAACAGACCCAGTAGGCTGCATACCAAAACTGCTCTCACTTAGGATGCTATATCACTCACGCAGAGACAAAGGTGTCAGTGTCCTCCTTCgctcctcagtgctgcttcccTGCAAAGTGGGGACAAACCAAGGGGTTACCAGCCAGAAGAGAGAACAGCAGCTTGGCCCTggcacctgcacagccccagcacagcgtGGCATGGGCactttgagaaaggagagctgaCCTTGGTGCAGGGTGGAATGCTGATGTTGAGGTGGCAGAGCACATGCTGCAAGTCCTCATACTTCATGGCCTTGCGCAGGAAGGACAGGGAGCCACTGGCTTCCCGGCTGCTGTCCCGGACCTGCACACCAAGCACCCAGGTAGGGGGGTTGGAACAGGGCACAGGGCCCCGCCGCAGCCCAACTCTGCTCCTGCCATTACCTTGATGGGGATGGCGAGGCGGCTTTCCCGGAAGGACTGGAAGAAGAAGGTGCGTGACTGCGTGGCCTTCTTGACGGGCACCAGGTTCCCTGAGAGCTCGACATGCAGAGGCATTCCTTCCACCACCTGCAGGGAGTGGAGCACGGGCTCggaccctgcacagagcagcttctgctttctgccctCCAGGAATGTTGCAAGAGACAAACCTCAATGTCCCTGCTGCGGGCCACCTCAGTGAAGTTCTCATGATGCTCCAAAGTCTTGTCCACCTTGTCATCAGTCATGCAGTAGCAGCGCAGCCGGCCTTCCCGTCCATCGTTCATCTTAGCAAACACCACAAATTTGGCCATGTAGGGCACAGCCGTCAGTTCCTTGTACAGCACGGTGGCAAAGTGCACAGCCTCAGCAGTGCGCGGGCAGTCAGCCAGCCAGAACCTGTGGGAGGGGTGGGTCAGGGCAGTGCATCAGGGGAGGAAAACAGCACCACACAGGGGCTCCAAGTGAGGGAAGCCCATCCAGGGCAGGGAACTTCCCCAGGAACAAGAATTCCATCCAACTACATGCTCGCCTATGACCCACCTGGCAGACACATTGGTGGTAAAGTTAGCACACTCTTTTTCATAGACCAGCTTTGTGGTGCCTGTGATGTCTTCCCACTGAGCTTGTGCtgtccctcctgcagcaggagaaagcaggGGTAAGCATGCTGCTTTCCCGCTGCAGTGGATCTGCTCTCCCCACTGGACTGTGCAATCCATCCTTGGCTTCCAGAGCTGCATCTCACCTCGGCTCATCCTGTTACCAACCCACTCATGCACATGGCCTCACCTATCACAGAACAGAGCAGGCGCAGGCTGGTGGTGTCACCCTCGCCGCTGTCCCGGGGATTGTCCTTCCAGGATGGGGGCAGAGGGATGCGGAGGCCAATGGGGCGGTGGAACTTCCTCCGACGTGGCTCCACTGTGACGATGGGGCTGAAGGTTGCCTGGTTCCCCAGCAGCTTGGTCACCAGCTCATCAGGCACGGGCTGCGCCTGTGGGTAGCACAGGTGAGGTGATCGGGGccagctctctgcagtgctggggtgcAGCTGGATAAGCAGCCTCTTCCTGCCTGCTGGTCTCCAGACCGGGCTCTTCAGACTCACCTGCAGAGCCAGCCTCACTTTCTTGGTGACAGCGGTGTCTGGGAAGGTGGCCTGCACCATGGGCACCAGTGTGCTTTTCAAGCACCCTCCCTCGGGGCCAATCATGTCACAGTCCTGGCAAATCCGGGACATGACCACGAAGTAGAGAGGAAAGTCAGTGGTGATGATGCGGCAGAccctcttcttctccagctCCTCTTGGCTCTCCAGCTCTGCAAGTGCAGCACAGTCATCAGTGTTCCTCCAAAAACCAAGCCGCGTGGCCctcatccacctcctcctctggCTGCACCAACTATGCCACACTTAGTCCCATACCAccacctcccagtgctggccGTTCCCAGAACAGCTACAGCTTTGGCTGGGGTGTCAAGCCCCCAGCCTGGCATGCTCACCCTCATCCATGCCACTGAGCAGTTGGTCCATGTAGCTCTCCTCGTAGCGGTTGCGGTGCTCCTTCCAGACAGAGCCATTCTCACTGCGCAACACCACCAGCTCACGGTCCCCACGTCCATAGGAGGCAAAGTGAGGAATCTCCACAATGACGGGGCTGCAGATAAGGGAGGAGGCATGCTCACACCATGCTGCAAAGGCCCACTCCAGCATTGTGCTGTGCTTGGCCAGAGTTAggacagctcctgcagcagaatACCCACAGACAGCCAGCAACAGCCTAGCCCCCAGTCCCTAGAGGAGCCTAGATCTGTCCCCAGCCCAAGGGATGGCCCCATTCCCTCACCTGAGGAACTGGGCGCCAGCGGGCCCCAGTGCAATGATGCGGCTTGCCAGGCCCTCCTCCTCAGCCAGCGGTGGGGGGGCAGGCAGCTTCTGAGGCTTCACCAGGCGGCAAGTGATGCGGGTGGGTGCAGCACAGGCACGGGGAGGGATGACCACGCGCAGCCCATGGTGCCGGCTGCCCCGCATGGAGCCGCCACGCGCATCCACCATGAAGCTCACCAGGAACCTGCAGTGGGTAGAGGCATAGGCAAGCAGTGTCCTGCAGCCAGCTCACACTCACggtgctgccctgggcaggcacTTACCCTGTGTGAACGGGGCTGGCCACGGGGCTGATGTTGTCCGAGGTTTCGGTGGCCGGGCTGCTGGGAATCAAGGAGTCCTCATCGAACTCCTTGGAGGGCTGTGCAAAGGCAGGGAAGAGCCTCATGGGCATAGGGTCCCATCTGGTGGTGCTCAACCCTCTGCACTCCTGCATTCTGCCTGGGCAGCCCTGTACCATCAActcatcccctccatccccaacATTTTGTCTCTGAGCTGACAGAGGAGGGCTGTTCCCCCTGACAGGAAACATACTAGAATTGAGTCACACTCACCTCCTGTGGGGACACCGAGGGTGCAGGCAGCAGGCCGCCTTGCTCAGCCTCAGTCTCCACAGGTCCCATCTGCTCAGACTCCTCTGCTATGGTCACCACAGTCTCAGGGGGCACGCAGGGGACCTGTGGGACAGCTGTAGATTCCTCCCTGGCAGGAGAGAACAGTGACAGCCACTGCAGCAACAGGCCAGGGCCCCCCAGGCTCCAGCCATTCCCCAGGGCCACCAGGCACAGCAGGACCCCGTCAGGGAGCTCAGGGATACATGCTCCTTGCCCACAGTCATCCTTGATCTGCTGGCACCCAATGTCTGCGACTGTCTGCCCTGCTGGCATCCCACCCCAGCATCAGGCTGGCCCATGCCCTGTGCCCACTCCCTCCCCACCATCCAGTGCCTCATACATTTGCTCCAGTGTTGTCACGGTCACAAACTCCAGCATCTCCCTCTTGCCCTCCTGCTCCTTGGGTTCAGGTGTTCTGGGTTTCGGTGGGACCAGCTCCTCCTCTGAAACCAACAGCTGGCTCAGCacacagaggcagcaggacaaaggaaCACAGCTTCCAAGCTTTactcccatccctgctcccaccACTGGCCACACACATTCATCCCCTGGGTCTCAGCCGTTGAAGGCTCTTCCCTCTGCCAGAAGCCTGGGCTGTTAGTGTGGCAGGAGCTGCGGCAGATGTTAGGAGCCAGCCAACCGCAACCTCACAGCACTCAAGCACAGAGCCAAGCCTGCTGGGGCCCCCCACCACCAGGTGGGGCTGGGGCCACAGGAAGGACTCACCAAGGCCACCAAGTTCACCCATGCATGTCTCGCTGGGGGCATGAGCCCAGCCATCCCCACCTGGCACCCAATTAACACCTGCTAAGGAATCCACCGGGGCTGAGCTCATGCTAGAGCCCTGCTGGAAGgagcccagcacctcccagtgCAGGGAGAGCCAGAGTGACGAACAGCACAGGGACCCTCCAGTGCTCTGCTTCATACCACCAAGGCCAGAGCAGCATGGGCTGGCTGTGGACGGGCACCAGGGCTTACAATAGGagcaggctcctgctgctgggagcaaggCTGATGAGAGCCAGGGCTCCCTCTGCTCGGGGATAGTCCCCTTCATGCAGTCACACCACAGTAAGCAGCATGGACACAGATGGGCAGGGCAGGATGGCAGGGCCTGTGCTGGGTAGtaccagcccagcagcaaggctCAGCAGATGGAAGCGGCGTGCGGATGGTTAGTGGCCATGGGGTGAAATGGGCCATTGAGCTGGGGCACAGGGACAAATTTCATACCCATTACTGTGACATGAGCAGTGCCTGCAAAGTAAGAAGAGGTAAAAGTGAGGTCTTGGTGGGAGGGGGTAGGAGCAAaccagctgcagccaggctgtgggCTGGTACCGCCCATGGAGCAAAGCATGGTGCAGTGCTCAGAGTGCCCAAGGTCCCTCTGCACACCATCCTCAGGTCTGGGCACCACCCCCCTGAATAGCGCAGGGGAAGACCAAGCCAGGAGGTGACTGCTGGGCTCCTGCTTCCTTGTTGCAAGACCCCAGTGGGGCCAGGGAGCTCCCCACCCTGGGCCCATCCCTGGGGCTGCTAGCAGACCTCTAGGGGTGCAACCAAGCTCCAGCCCCTCACCTTCATCCTCCGACACATCCAGAATCTCATCCACAGTCTCCGGGAAGCTCATGCGGTACTTGTCACTGAATGGCTGTGGAGCAGAGGGCAGTCAGGGAGGGACAACACACAACCCACAGCTGCCCGCAGCCCCTCTCCACATGCCTGGGCACTCAAGCTGCTCTTTGGCAGCCCACACCCTGAGCTGCCTGGGGCTTAGCTGCCTGTGGCCAAGGCTGGCAGACCCTCActtggctgctcccagccccaacCCTTCTCATCAGGATCCTGCACCCAGCCAGTCCCGTGCCCAGAAGCTTACTGGGATGGTGGTCTCCTCTGTGACTATCTTGAGCACATCTGTGACGGAAATGTAACCGAGGCGCTTCGCAATGGCCAGGGGAGTGGTGCCATTCTGTACAAGGGGAGAGGATGTAA
This DNA window, taken from Gallus gallus isolate bGalGal1 chromosome 22, bGalGal1.mat.broiler.GRCg7b, whole genome shotgun sequence, encodes the following:
- the ANK1 gene encoding ankyrin-1 isoform X2, whose amino-acid sequence is MAQAAKQLKKIKDIEAQALQEQKEKEESNRKRRNRSRDRKKKRGHAPTTVDPLPSCCKQGSPEGMLEQESAVQADAATSFLRAARSGNLDRALDHLRNGVDINTCNQNGLNALHLASKEGHTKMVVELLHKEIVLETTTKKGNTALHIAALAGQQDVVRELVNYGANVNAQSQKGFTPLYMAAQENHLEVVKFLLENGANQNVATEDGFTPLAVALQQGHENVVAHLINYGTKGKVRLPALHIAARNDDTRTAAVLLQNDPNADVLSKTGFTPLHIAAHYENLSVAQLLLNRGASVNFTPQNGITPLHIASRRGNIIMVRLLLDRGAQIETRTKDELTPLHCAARNGHVRIAEILLDHGAPIQAKTKNGLSPIHMAAQGDHLDCVRLLLQYSAEIDDITLDHLTPLHVAAHCGHHRVAKLLVEKGAKPNSRALNGFTPLHIACKKNHIRVMELLLKTGASIDAVTESGLTPLHVAAFMGHLPIVKTLLQRGASPNVSNVKVETPLHMAARAGHMDVAKYLIQNKAKINAKAKDDQTPLHCAARIGHTSMVQLLLENNADPNLATTAGHTPLHIAAREGHVDTALALLEKGASQTCMTKKGFTPLHVAAKYGKVDVAELLLVHDAHPNAAGKNGLTPLHVAVHHNNLEIVKLLLPKGSSPHSSAWNGYTPLHIAAKQNQMEVASSLLQYGASANAESVQGVTPLHLASQEGHTDMVALLFSKQANGNLGNKSGLTPLHLVAQEGHVPVADVLVKHGVTVDATTRMGYTSLHIASHYGNIKLVKFLLQHQADVNAKTKLGYTPLHQAAQQGHTDVVTLLLKHGASPNEISTNGTTPLAIAKRLGYISVTDVLKIVTEETTIPPFSDKYRMSFPETVDEILDVSEDEGTAHVTVMEEELVPPKPRTPEPKEQEGKREMLEFVTVTTLEQMEESTAVPQVPCVPPETVVTIAEESEQMGPVETEAEQGGLLPAPSVSPQEPSKEFDEDSLIPSSPATETSDNISPVASPVHTGFLVSFMVDARGGSMRGSRHHGLRVVIPPRACAAPTRITCRLVKPQKLPAPPPLAEEEGLASRIIALGPAGAQFLSPVIVEIPHFASYGRGDRELVVLRSENGSVWKEHRNRYEESYMDQLLSGMDEELESQEELEKKRVCRIITTDFPLYFVVMSRICQDCDMIGPEGGCLKSTLVPMVQATFPDTAVTKKVRLALQAQPVPDELVTKLLGNQATFSPIVTVEPRRRKFHRPIGLRIPLPPSWKDNPRDSGEGDTTSLRLLCSVIGGTAQAQWEDITGTTKLVYEKECANFTTNVSARFWLADCPRTAEAVHFATVLYKELTAVPYMAKFVVFAKMNDGREGRLRCYCMTDDKVDKTLEHHENFTEVARSRDIEVVEGMPLHVELSGNLVPVKKATQSRTFFFQSFRESRLAIPIKVRDSSREASGSLSFLRKAMKYEDLQHVLCHLNISIPPCTKGSSTEERRRTLTPLSLRSLSSTDRADQKMIDIAEQLGLSWAELARELQFGVDDINRIRVENPNSLLEQSIALLNLWVSREGKGVKIENLYTALRNIDRSEIISTLEGSGRQSRSMKGSWRYMDRDYSLSPSQMNGYASLQDELLSPASLHYMLPSPLRADQYWNEVAIMDAIPMAATEQDALMEMSDMQVWSSGLTPSLVTAEDSSLECSKAEDSDATSEGRFPGHLLTDAHVPDHMGSMDLVEDDTVDSDAMNGLIELLEQEEGQRPEGKMPASDHQLGTGEQNPESEVSFVSVQQKVQATIVPSPTVSHTVERSADRLRDWNAEGSFISCLQDLTEGSWQEGVTRRLGPAHTVAAGAQGQEQEQVLAPDVELMRVSSTEDSDWQPQHPAGGWPEEPDSRCFGQGNEVLHLPGEHVTEEQFTDEQGNIITKKVIRKVVHQLDLDTDDRKEHEDLILEGSLQEPQDLEAEADHFMYSILQRDGLGAKDLTSTPNH
- the ANK1 gene encoding ankyrin-1 isoform X3, translated to MAQAAKQLKKIKDIEAQALQEQKEKEESNRKRRNRSRDRKKKVSDAGADAATSFLRAARSGNLDRALDHLRNGVDINTCNQNGLNALHLASKEGHTKMVVELLHKEIVLETTTKKGNTALHIAALAGQQDVVRELVNYGANVNAQSQKGFTPLYMAAQENHLEVVKFLLENGANQNVATEDGFTPLAVALQQGHENVVAHLINYGTKGKVRLPALHIAARNDDTRTAAVLLQNDPNADVLSKTGFTPLHIAAHYENLSVAQLLLNRGASVNFTPQNGITPLHIASRRGNIIMVRLLLDRGAQIETRTKDELTPLHCAARNGHVRIAEILLDHGAPIQAKTKNGLSPIHMAAQGDHLDCVRLLLQYSAEIDDITLDHLTPLHVAAHCGHHRVAKLLVEKGAKPNSRALNGFTPLHIACKKNHIRVMELLLKTGASIDAVTESGLTPLHVAAFMGHLPIVKTLLQRGASPNVSNVKVETPLHMAARAGHMDVAKYLIQNKAKINAKAKDDQTPLHCAARIGHTSMVQLLLENNADPNLATTAGHTPLHIAAREGHVDTALALLEKGASQTCMTKKGFTPLHVAAKYGKVDVAELLLVHDAHPNAAGKNGLTPLHVAVHHNNLEIVKLLLPKGSSPHSSAWNGYTPLHIAAKQNQMEVASSLLQYGASANAESVQGVTPLHLASQEGHTDMVALLFSKQANGNLGNKSGLTPLHLVAQEGHVPVADVLVKHGVTVDATTRMGYTSLHIASHYGNIKLVKFLLQHQADVNAKTKLGYTPLHQAAQQGHTDVVTLLLKHGASPNEISTNGTTPLAIAKRLGYISVTDVLKIVTEETTIPPFSDKYRMSFPETVDEILDVSEDEGTAHVTVMEEELVPPKPRTPEPKEQEGKREMLEFVTVTTLEQMEESTAVPQVPCVPPETVVTIAEESEQMGPVETEAEQGGLLPAPSVSPQEPSKEFDEDSLIPSSPATETSDNISPVASPVHTGFLVSFMVDARGGSMRGSRHHGLRVVIPPRACAAPTRITCRLVKPQKLPAPPPLAEEEGLASRIIALGPAGAQFLSPVIVEIPHFASYGRGDRELVVLRSENGSVWKEHRNRYEESYMDQLLSGMDEELESQEELEKKRVCRIITTDFPLYFVVMSRICQDCDMIGPEGGCLKSTLVPMVQATFPDTAVTKKVRLALQAQPVPDELVTKLLGNQATFSPIVTVEPRRRKFHRPIGLRIPLPPSWKDNPRDSGEGDTTSLRLLCSVIGGTAQAQWEDITGTTKLVYEKECANFTTNVSARFWLADCPRTAEAVHFATVLYKELTAVPYMAKFVVFAKMNDGREGRLRCYCMTDDKVDKTLEHHENFTEVARSRDIEVVEGMPLHVELSGNLVPVKKATQSRTFFFQSFRESRLAIPIKVRDSSREASGSLSFLRKAMKYEDLQHVLCHLNISIPPCTKGSSTEERRRTLTPLSLRSLSSTDRADQKMIDIAEQLGLSWAELARELQFGVDDINRIRVENPNSLLEQSIALLNLWVSREGKGVKIENLYTALRNIDRSEIISTLEGSGRQSRSMKGSWRYMDRDYSLSPSQMNGYASLQDELLSPASLHYMLPSPLRADQYWNEVAIMDAIPMAATEQDALMEMSDMQVWSSGLTPSLVTAEDSSLECSKAEDSDATSEGRFPGHLLTDAHVPDHMGSMDLVEDDTVDSDAMNGLIELLEQEEGQRPEGKMPASDHQLGTGEQNPESEVSFVSVQQKVQATIVPSPTVSHTVERSADRLRDWNAEGSFISCLQDLTEGSWQEGVTRRLGPAHTVAAGAQGQEQEQVLAPDVELMRVSSTEDSDWQPQHPAGGWPEEPDSRCFGQGNEVLHLPGEHVTEEQFTDEQGNIITKKVIRKVVHQLDLDTDDRKEHEDLILEGSLQEPQDLEAEADHFMYSILQRDGLGAKEEVQVRVPKLEVSGSRMGAQIVKRASLKRGKH
- the ANK1 gene encoding ankyrin-1 isoform X8 translates to MPCLHYFRADAATSFLRAARSGNLDRALDHLRNGVDINTCNQNGLNALHLASKEGHTKMVVELLHKEIVLETTTKKGNTALHIAALAGQQDVVRELVNYGANVNAQSQKGFTPLYMAAQENHLEVVKFLLENGANQNVATEDGFTPLAVALQQGHENVVAHLINYGTKGKVRLPALHIAARNDDTRTAAVLLQNDPNADVLSKTGFTPLHIAAHYENLSVAQLLLNRGASVNFTPQNGITPLHIASRRGNIIMVRLLLDRGAQIETRTKDELTPLHCAARNGHVRIAEILLDHGAPIQAKTKNGLSPIHMAAQGDHLDCVRLLLQYSAEIDDITLDHLTPLHVAAHCGHHRVAKLLVEKGAKPNSRALNGFTPLHIACKKNHIRVMELLLKTGASIDAVTESGLTPLHVAAFMGHLPIVKTLLQRGASPNVSNVKVETPLHMAARAGHMDVAKYLIQNKAKINAKAKDDQTPLHCAARIGHTSMVQLLLENNADPNLATTAGHTPLHIAAREGHVDTALALLEKGASQTCMTKKGFTPLHVAAKYGKVDVAELLLVHDAHPNAAGKNGLTPLHVAVHHNNLEIVKLLLPKGSSPHSSAWNGYTPLHIAAKQNQMEVASSLLQYGASANAESVQGVTPLHLASQEGHTDMVALLFSKQANGNLGNKSGLTPLHLVAQEGHVPVADVLVKHGVTVDATTRMGYTSLHIASHYGNIKLVKFLLQHQADVNAKTKLGYTPLHQAAQQGHTDVVTLLLKHGASPNEISTNGTTPLAIAKRLGYISVTDVLKIVTEETTIPPFSDKYRMSFPETVDEILDVSEDEGTAHVTVMEEELVPPKPRTPEPKEQEGKREMLEFVTVTTLEQMEESTAVPQVPCVPPETVVTIAEESEQMGPVETEAEQGGLLPAPSVSPQEPSKEFDEDSLIPSSPATETSDNISPVASPVHTGFLVSFMVDARGGSMRGSRHHGLRVVIPPRACAAPTRITCRLVKPQKLPAPPPLAEEEGLASRIIALGPAGAQFLSPVIVEIPHFASYGRGDRELVVLRSENGSVWKEHRNRYEESYMDQLLSGMDEELESQEELEKKRVCRIITTDFPLYFVVMSRICQDCDMIGPEGGCLKSTLVPMVQATFPDTAVTKKVRLALQAQPVPDELVTKLLGNQATFSPIVTVEPRRRKFHRPIGLRIPLPPSWKDNPRDSGEGDTTSLRLLCSVIGGTAQAQWEDITGTTKLVYEKECANFTTNVSARFWLADCPRTAEAVHFATVLYKELTAVPYMAKFVVFAKMNDGREGRLRCYCMTDDKVDKTLEHHENFTEVARSRDIEVVEGMPLHVELSGNLVPVKKATQSRTFFFQSFRESRLAIPIKVRDSSREASGSLSFLRKAMKYEDLQHVLCHLNISIPPCTKGSSTEERRRTLTPLSLRSLSSTDRADQKMIDIAEQLGLSWAELARELQFGVDDINRIRVENPNSLLEQSIALLNLWVSREGKGVKIENLYTALRNIDRSEIISTLEGSGRQSRSMKGSWRYMDRDYSLSPSQMNGYASLQDELLSPASLHYMLPSPLRADQYWNEVAIMDAIPMAATEQDALMEMSDMQVWSSGLTPSLVTAEDSSLECSKAEDSDATSEGRFPGHLLTDAHVPDHMGSMDLVEDDTVDSDAMNGLIELLEQEEGQRPEGKMPASDHQLGTGEQNPESEVSFVSVQQKVQATIVPSPTVSHTVERSADRLRDWNAEGSFISCLQDLTEGSWQEGVTRRLGPAHTVAAGAQGQEQEQVLAPDVELMRVSSTEDSDWQPQHPAGGWPEEPDSRCFGQGNEVLHLPGEHVTEEQFTDEQGNIITKKVIRKVVHQLDLDTDDRKEHEDLILEGSLQEPQDLEAEADHFMYSILQRDGLGAKEEVQVRVPKLEVSGSRMGAQIVKRASLKRGKH